The genomic region TACAAAATCTTCTTTTGCCGATTTTTAAAATCATTCCGTCTTTGGGTATTACTTCCAAATCCGTCAATGTAATTTTTTCCCCATCAATAGAAACGGCTCCCTGTTTGATCATTCTGCGAGCTTCACCATTGCTTTTTACGAGTCCTGAATCAGCAACAAATTTCACGATCCACATTCTGTTCTGTTCCGGCGTATAGATCGGCAGGTCAGCGGGAATATCACCTTTGCTGAAAACCCGCTCGAATTCTTCCTGAGCTTTTATTGCTTCTTCTTCGGAATGATAAAATTCAATGACTTTACGAGCCATCTCTTTCTTCAAGACCATTGGATTAACGCTTTGCGAAGCCAATTTTTCTTTAATATCTGCCAATTTTGATTTATCTGCAAAAACAGCAAGTTGAAAATATTTCAAAATAAGTTCATCGGGGATACTCATCAATTTTCCAAACATTTCATTGGGAGAATCTGCAAGTGCCACGTGGTTTCCCAACGATTTACTCATTTTTTCCACTCCATCAGTTCCTTCCAAAATCGGCATGGTAATGATCACCTGCGGTTCTTGATCGTAATATCTTTGGATGTGTCTGCCAACGAGAAGGTTGAATTTTTGATCCGTCCCACCGAGTTCGATGTCTGCTTCCAATGCTACGGAATCCATAGCCTGAGCCAAGGGATACAAAAATTCATGCACTCCGATAGAATCACCTGCTTGATATCGTTTCTCAAAATCATCTCGCTCTAACATTCTCGCTACGGTGAATTTGCTCGCAAGTTTGATTACGTCTGCAAATTTCATTGCGCCCAACCATTCGGAATTATAGACAATACGAGTTTTTTCCGGATCGAGGATTTTTCTCGCCTGTTCAAAATAAGTTTCACCATTCCGTTTTGTTTCTTCTGCTGTAAGTTGGGGGCGAGTTTTGCTTTTCCCGGAGGGATCGCCAATCATTGCCGTAAAATCTCCAACGACCAAAATTGCTTCATGCCCCAAGTCCTGAAAATCTCGTAATTTTCGTAATACTACTGCATGCCCGATGTGAAGGTCCGGTCTGCTCGGATCACAACCGAGTTTTATACGAAGCGGTTTCCCTGTTTCTTCTGATTTTTTTAGTTTTGCAATTAATTCTTCTTTCGGAATAATTTCTTCTGTTCCGCGTTGTATTTTCGCTAAAATTTTAGTAAAATCCAAAATATCTCCTATAATAAAAATTTGTTGGTTTTTCAATCCTTGACAAGTCTTTTGTCGATTTTCTTCTTGTGAATTCATTCAAAAATTATAGATGTGCAAAATAAATGGTGCTGAAGAGGGGACTCGAACCCCTACAGGAATACTCCCACTAGGTCCTGAACCTAGCGCGTCTACCAATTCCGCCACTCCAGCACGTGATGTGAAAATTCTTAAATCCGAAAATTTCAGTCAAGAAAACCATTTTAAACAGCAAAGAGTGAACCATCTGCCTTCATTTCGCTACGCCGTGGCAGGCAAAAAAATTAACGGAGCAGACACGAAAGAATCAGTTTTCTCTCTGCGTTCTCCTTGTTCTCTGCGATGAAACAATGTTGTTCAACGAATGTGAAGCATGAAACACAATCAAAAAAATGAAAAAATCAATTGTTGTAGAAAATAAAAAATCTAAAATTTTTAAAGAGGTAAAATGGAAAAAAATGAGATAAAAGAGATATTGCTCAGTTCCGGTGCATTTTTGGAAGGACACTTTTTGCTCACTTCAGGAAGGCATAGCGATAAATACGTTGAAAAAATTAAATTAATTCAAGACCCATCCAAGGTTAGTTTGCTTTGCAATGAACTGGCAAAACGATTTTTCGAATATGATTTCAACACAGTTGTAAGTCCTGCGATGGGTGGCATCGTACTCGGGTATGAAGTTGCAAAATTTCTGAAGAAAAAATTCATATTTTCCCAGCGAAAAGAGGGTAGAATGACCATTCGCAGCGGATTTTCTTTGCAACCCACAGACAAAGTTCTCATTATCGAAGACATTGTTACAACCGGTGGAAGCGTTTTTGAAGTAATAGATTGCGTAAAAATAGCAGGTGCAAAAATTGTTGGT from Candidatus Cloacimonadota bacterium harbors:
- the tyrS gene encoding tyrosine--tRNA ligase translates to MDFTKILAKIQRGTEEIIPKEELIAKLKKSEETGKPLRIKLGCDPSRPDLHIGHAVVLRKLRDFQDLGHEAILVVGDFTAMIGDPSGKSKTRPQLTAEETKRNGETYFEQARKILDPEKTRIVYNSEWLGAMKFADVIKLASKFTVARMLERDDFEKRYQAGDSIGVHEFLYPLAQAMDSVALEADIELGGTDQKFNLLVGRHIQRYYDQEPQVIITMPILEGTDGVEKMSKSLGNHVALADSPNEMFGKLMSIPDELILKYFQLAVFADKSKLADIKEKLASQSVNPMVLKKEMARKVIEFYHSEEEAIKAQEEFERVFSKGDIPADLPIYTPEQNRMWIVKFVADSGLVKSNGEARRMIKQGAVSIDGEKITLTDLEVIPKDGMILKIGKRRFC
- the pyrE gene encoding orotate phosphoribosyltransferase, which gives rise to MEKNEIKEILLSSGAFLEGHFLLTSGRHSDKYVEKIKLIQDPSKVSLLCNELAKRFFEYDFNTVVSPAMGGIVLGYEVAKFLKKKFIFSQRKEGRMTIRSGFSLQPTDKVLIIEDIVTTGGSVFEVIDCVKIAGAKIVGIGLIVDRSDGKVDFGYPTKALLPMNIKSYTENECPLCKQNIPLVKPGASDKKL